The proteins below are encoded in one region of Methanosarcina barkeri 3:
- a CDS encoding PKD domain-containing protein, translated as MGNKRKLCSLALVSTFMILLLIIVSSIASATTEQNAQLKIIETRITTSESAIHSAVYGEKIVWEDYRNEDSTSIYMYNLSTHKESQITNNESNQCYPAIYDDKIMYEDDRNGNWDIYMYDLSNSKETQITTNTSDQYYPAIYGNKIVWQDWRNDNGSQTNSDIYMYNLSTKKETQITTNTADSCYPIIYGSKIVWMDDSNDEYFLRGDIYIYDLSTKKQTQITTSGAARYPKIYGNRIIWDDRQNISVYDLSTHNETIISVYGDMGSTAIYGDKIVWGEGCPPEAGDCQMYDLYMYNLSTSKKIQLTDNGSPKGKVSMFQNRITWTDYRNFVNNPYQDPYSNPDIYLITLDSISPVAAFSAYPTSGKAPLIVKFTDKSADSPTKWKWNFGDGTTSTKQSPTHKYSKLGSYTVKLTATNAEGSNTATKTDYIKVVTKPVAIFSAKPTSGKAPLTVVFTDKSTGIVTKWKWSFGDGKTSTQQNPKHQYLQEGNYKITLTVSNAAGSNTITKTNFIKVTTNTRPGIYSESK; from the coding sequence ATGGGGAACAAACGAAAGTTGTGTTCATTAGCCTTAGTTTCAACATTTATGATTTTACTTTTAATAATTGTTTCATCCATAGCATCTGCAACTACTGAACAGAATGCTCAGCTCAAGATCATTGAGACTCGAATAACCACCAGTGAATCAGCAATTCATTCGGCAGTTTATGGTGAGAAGATAGTGTGGGAAGACTATCGCAATGAAGATTCTACGAGTATCTACATGTACAATCTCTCCACTCACAAAGAATCTCAAATCACTAATAATGAATCAAACCAGTGTTATCCAGCCATCTACGATGACAAAATCATGTATGAGGACGATCGTAATGGAAATTGGGATATCTATATGTACGATTTATCCAATTCCAAAGAAACTCAGATAACCACCAATACATCAGATCAGTACTATCCTGCAATCTACGGTAACAAGATAGTGTGGCAAGATTGGCGCAATGATAATGGAAGTCAGACTAATAGTGATATCTACATGTACAATCTTTCTACTAAAAAAGAAACTCAGATAACCACTAATACAGCAGATTCATGTTATCCTATAATTTATGGTAGCAAGATAGTATGGATGGACGATAGCAATGACGAGTATTTTCTACGCGGTGATATCTACATTTACGATTTATCCACTAAAAAGCAAACCCAGATTACAACAAGTGGAGCAGCCCGCTATCCTAAAATCTATGGTAATAGGATAATCTGGGATGATCGTCAGAATATCTCAGTGTATGACCTATCTACTCACAATGAAACTATAATTAGCGTCTATGGGGATATGGGATCTACTGCTATCTATGGTGATAAAATAGTATGGGGGGAAGGATGTCCTCCCGAAGCTGGGGATTGCCAGATGTACGATCTCTATATGTACAATCTCTCCACTTCCAAAAAGATTCAGCTCACAGACAACGGATCACCGAAGGGTAAGGTCTCTATGTTTCAGAATAGGATAACTTGGACAGATTATCGAAATTTTGTAAATAACCCATACCAAGACCCATATTCAAATCCAGATATTTATCTGATAACTCTTGATTCAATCTCTCCGGTTGCTGCTTTTTCGGCATATCCAACCTCAGGAAAAGCACCATTGATTGTGAAATTTACCGACAAAAGTGCAGACTCGCCAACAAAATGGAAATGGAATTTTGGAGACGGAACAACTTCAACCAAACAGAGCCCAACTCATAAGTATTCCAAATTAGGAAGTTATACTGTTAAACTTACAGCAACAAATGCTGAAGGTAGTAACACAGCAACAAAAACAGATTATATAAAAGTGGTAACAAAACCGGTTGCAATCTTCTCTGCGAAACCTACCTCAGGAAAAGCGCCATTAACTGTTGTTTTTACTGATAAAAGTACAGGAATAGTAACTAAGTGGAAATGGAGTTTTGGAGACGGAAAAACTTCAACTCAGCAGAATCCGAAACATCAATATCTACAGGAAGGAAACTATAAAATTACACTTACAGTAAGCAATGCAGCAGGCAGCAATACTATAACGAAGACAAATTTCATAAAAGTGACAACAAATACAAGACCGGGAATATACTCCGAAAGCAAATAA